The sequence GTTGGTGCAGATAAAGTCAGAGAGAGAATTCAGTGCAAACCaacactttttgttttgcttcctacCCCAAATGTAAGCCATTTGATTAGATAAAATAAGACTTACGGAAGAGGTTGGTAGTTTTCTTGACCGTGACAGTAAATCCATTGCCTGGCTGGTGAATCCTGAAGAAGATCATTGCCACGTTCTGCGATGACCTGATGCTCCTCTGCATGTTGCCGCTTTCACAGAAGTCTGTGTATCTTTCAGAAGTGGGGAGGGGATGGTCCAAGGAACTAGGAAATTTCTCTCCTTTGAGTATCCAGCCATCAAATACCTATAGGGGTTCAATAATTGAAACCAGGGCTTTTGTATATCATCCTCTCAGCAGAAAAGAGAAGTGTAAAGTAttacactgttttattttgacaCCAGATGGCTTGTTAAAAGCCCCTAGATAAAGCcaaaaaatctttgcatttatCTATTTCCTAACATTTAACTAATAATTCAAGCTTCAATCAATACTTAGGAATGGGATGGatataaattttaatgtttttatttccttcagctGACAATTTTGGTGACTTGTTTTTGAGGGAAACATCTCTCTTTGCTCCAACACCATCAAATTCATATCAGTTTTTTGATTTATTAGTATTGCAGTTCAATTGCTACTAAAACTAGTTTTTAATGTGAAAGCCACATCAAACAAAAGTCACACTCTTGAGCTATGGACATGATGTCCACTGACCTGCCTGTAATTTTCCACCATCCATGTTTTGCAGCTTGTCTTCAATgtgcccagagccccccagagCATCCGTGTTTCAGTCCAAAAGAAAACCACGATAAATCTTTGGGGAGGAATTATCAGCAGGGGGATTGCTCTCACCCGTGTCTTTTCTTTCAGCTCACTGTAATCACTAGAAAGCACAACAAATGCTGCCTACTGGGCTAGAGCTTAAGCAGCAACCTCTACAAATCTTTCCttcacaacaaaaataacaacaaatttGCCCTCACCATGTTCAGGGAGACCTGTGAGAAATGTGTCAGAACTGGAAATCTGTGTTAACCCTAGCACAGCTGAAGGTAACTACCTTCCCTTCCTTGCACTTCCAGTTCCCTCCTGCCTACTCTCACCTGATAACTTCTTTTGTGCTCCGATCATGCTTTGCAAACCTGAGGACcagatcctgctgctgctgtggtgagTAATCCTGATGTGAGCATGTGTAGGACATTTTGGTGGAAGACCTGCAGAACTGGTCTCCAGATTTGCTAAAACTGCAAATTTTCTGAACTTGTGAGAAGTGGCTGCCCAAATCACACCAGGGAAAAGCTGCCTGTATGAATACAGTAGCATGATGGAGAAACTGGGGACACCATAATCAGAGGAAGGAAACCTTTATAAAGTTTTGAACGttgcttgctatttttttttttagttttcacaAATATCTATGGGTCTAGGAAGAAAATCCTTGAAATCATCCTGTAGCAACATTTGGAGAGACCCCGATCAAGGGACGGAGGGACAAGACTCTCCAGGGGAAGGACAAGGACAGGGCTAAAGggcagttttcctcctcctcccccctgcAGCTCAGCTTGCAGCCATTCAGGaggggctctgtgctgtgcaCGAAGGGCAGAGCAAGAGGCAAAGGGAGCAGGCAGGTACCTTCAAACCTCCCCTCACCACCAAAACTGAGTTCAGGTCTTGGTCACACATCTGTCTTCCACCAAATTGCTCCAGTAAAATTTTTTTAGTTCTGGACTATAAATGGCTCTGCATCACGGACCTCTCTCTGTTTGGGGCATGCTCTAGCAGAGCCATTTGATAGTCTTTCCTGCAATCCACACATTAACAAGTTAATGCAGTGAGTGGAGGTCCTCACAAAGTAATAGCATTTCAGAGGGCTGTCGTTATCTCCTCACACAATTTATGTTATCACAGAGGCAACAAGAAAACCCTCCTAAGGGGGCTGAGAGCCTCGGCTGGCACTGACCAAGCTTTTCGGTCAGTCTGCCAGCTGCAGACACTCAGTGGAGGTGCTCCTGGAAAAGTTCGGAAGAGACCATGCTGCAGTTTGGAGACTGATCCCCTGCCTGCGATGCACTTTGATTtatgggggtggtggtggtggggatgcCACCAAAGCACctcagggaggaggaagagcagtcCCAGAGATGGATGCTTTGTAAAAGGCTGTTCTGTACGCACACACAGACACTCGTGTGCACTGCCCCTTCCACACACAGCCAGCATCTCACACACcggagcagggacagggacaagcAGCGGGAGCTGCCAACTCCTTACCTTCAGGAAATCGCCTCCTTGGCAGTCGATGTTTACGAAGTCGTAGTCTATCGTGATGAGCTCCTCGGGCTCGCCGATGAAGAAGGTCGCACagtgcagctggggctgctctgcggTGAAGGTGAACTGCCCCTCTATACTCAGCATGTCGATGCAGCCTGCAGGGACAGagccgggagctgctgcctctgcctgctcaggAGGGAGACCCAGTGCCTGCTCCCACTGcacagggaaggggagagcGAGGAGAGACCCTGCACTGAGACCCAGTcagtggggaggagagggagatggCTAAGCAATGGGGGATGCTCGCAGGTGTGGTGGGGGAAAATGACACATCACAGCATCTCTGAGCAGAAAACTGCATCTGCATGTGTACACAAGTGTACAAAGACTGAGTTCCTTCGTATTTCTCCCTCATCACAGCTTTTCCATCCACCACTTCCCCTGGAGACAGACCCTGCCCGTGACTGCAGGTGGATGACCCCCAACCTCCTCCCATCAGTGGAATCCCAGCTCtgacccccagcctccttcagAGCCCCTCTTTGAGCTCTCTGCCTCAGCCACAGCTTGCAGAGGTTTTCACACTCTGCCCATCTCCCCCCTGCCTTGCAAAATGCACCTGCAGCTCTGTCACTCCCAAGTTACCCTGAGCTCACCCCCCCAGGAATCTCCCACTCCTCAGAGGGACCCAGCAGAGCTTTGAAGAAACTCACGGAGCGACCGCCGGTAGATCTGTCCTGCAGACAGCTCTCGCTTCAGATCTTCGCTGAGAAGTAGGAAGGGCTCATCTTCACCAGCATCCCTCACCTGGCAGGGAAACAGGGCAAGAAGAGGCTGGggcaaagcaaaaagcagccccctccctgcaCTTCTCTATAATAGGTGCTGGCAGATTAAATCCCTTCTCCAGGAAGGGTGCAGCTGTGCAAGGGCTTAGTCAGaaagctgccaggctgctgtTGTGGAGGAGCAAACCTGGCACCTGAGAGGTTAGCCCAGCTCAGCACACAGAGAGTGTCTCTATTACTTAGCAAAAAGTGCAAGTTTGAGAAAAggacaaataaatgaaagtgcAGGAGAGCTGTTGTATTAATGTCACACCTGTGGTCAGGTGCAGGGGGAATGGGAATAGAAAAGGAGAGTCAAATCCCAATTCTCGGGAGCTGGGAATAAAGTtagaagagagcagaaaagcaCATCAAGGCGTGTTAGCCATCAGCCCCATTGCTCACCTCTAGGTATCTGGTCTCCCCCTTGTAGGCTGCcaggaagatgaggatgaggtgGCACTGAAGCTGGAAAGTAGACAGCATGCTGGCACCCCTCTCTGCCCACGCTGAgtgcctgctgctctgtgctgggaggCAGGAGCCGCCAGGGCATCTTCCAGCGACTCTTTTTATAGAGCTGTTGGGAGGGGAGGCACTTGGTCCCCGTACTGATAGGGTAACCCATGGTAACTGAATTCCTCTCGCAGTGACACAGTACGTGGGCATGACGAGGGTCCAAATCACAGCCACAGATTCCCCAGCCAACAGCGCTCCCCTTGCTGGCAGATGTCTTTTCTACTTCTCTGTCTGGTGGAGCTGAAAAGCTCCCAGGAGGAGAGCGTGTTCCCGCACAGCCAGGGCGCTCGCTCCCTATGGTGATTTCCAGTTACTCAAAAGCAAAGTGAGAATCAAAGAgcatccctccctcctcctcccctccggTCTCAGGGCATTTTAGACCTGCagggctcctcctgctgccccacggCATGCAGCACCAACACTGACCTCCTGGTCCTGTGCCTGTGGTGGGGGCACAAAGGGGTCTGCAGCAAGTACGTGGGAAAAAGAGACAGTCCTCTGCAGCAGACACAGCTTTCACACAGAAATTATGAAAACTTGGGGCTCCTAAGGGAGTATTTCCCATAGAACTGCTGATACTGCTGTTCCTCATCCCTGATCCTCAGGGGAAACCTGAGAAATACCTTCAAAGGATGAACCTGGAGATTAAAATTCATAACTCTGCAGAGTACTGAAAATCATGAACTTACCGACTAGTTTTATGGCGTACTCTAATTTTCCTCTGACCCTGAGTGTGCACATCCACTGATGGTGTGCATACAATAAATACACTTTGCCCATCACAGCCATCTTGATAACACCTTCTGAGCTATGCTTTTCTGTCAAAGTCTCATTTTGGTTcagtaaaacttaaaaaaaaaaaaaaaagatccaaacTTGCAGAGCTTTAACTTTGCTCCTCCTGATTTCATTCTTAAGGATGGTAGACAGAAACATTTGCCAGCAGTTTCACACCACTTGATGGTCAAAcaataatagcaaaaaaaatcttattctgTCTATACGCTCTGACTTTATTATGCTATAATTCTTATGTTTGGAGTTTACTTTAAACTATAATATTCCTCAGTATCTGCATAGCACGTCTGTGAGTATGCCATATCTGCATGATTTTCAATAGCATAAAGAAtacagaggaaacagaaaatgtttttgaactTCTGACACTAAGTTGTACTCAAAGGTTGCTAAAACTGCTTCAGGGAACTGTGTGGTTAATTGCTGAATGAACCAAGACTGAATTAATTCATCTTCATGTACTTGCCTTGAATTGT is a genomic window of Anser cygnoides isolate HZ-2024a breed goose chromosome Z, Taihu_goose_T2T_genome, whole genome shotgun sequence containing:
- the CRHBP gene encoding corticotropin-releasing factor-binding protein, which gives rise to MLSTFQLQCHLILIFLAAYKGETRYLEVRDAGEDEPFLLLSEDLKRELSAGQIYRRSLRCIDMLSIEGQFTFTAEQPQLHCATFFIGEPEELITIDYDFVNIDCQGGDFLKVFDGWILKGEKFPSSLDHPLPTSERYTDFCESGNMQRSIRSSQNVAMIFFRIHQPGNGFTVTVKKTTNLFPCNVISQTPSGRFTMVIPHQHRNCSFSIIYPVVIKISDLILGHLNGLFLKKPSAGCAGVGDFVELLGGTGLDPSKMFPLADLCHSFHGSAQMKIGCDNTVLRMVSSGKHINRVTFEYYQLDLQEIENRKENSIEEFCFPSI